Proteins from a genomic interval of Desulfovibrio piger:
- a CDS encoding peptidylprolyl isomerase: MSNPTVLLETTSGDILIELFPDKAPDTVANFLQYVDDGFYANTIFHRVIPGFMIQGGGLGPRMDEKATRAPIKNEADNGLSNDRGTIAMARTMDPHSATAQFFINLVDNDFLNYSAPVPSGWGYCVFGKVVEGMDVVDKIAKVKTKSVGFHENMPTDMVLITGASRFE, translated from the coding sequence ATGTCCAATCCCACCGTGCTGCTGGAAACGACCTCGGGCGACATCCTGATCGAGCTCTTCCCCGACAAGGCTCCCGACACCGTCGCCAACTTCCTGCAATATGTGGATGACGGCTTTTATGCCAACACCATTTTCCATCGCGTGATCCCCGGCTTCATGATCCAGGGCGGCGGCCTTGGCCCCCGCATGGACGAGAAGGCCACCCGCGCCCCCATCAAGAACGAAGCCGACAACGGTCTTTCCAATGACCGCGGCACCATCGCCATGGCCCGCACCATGGATCCCCACAGCGCCACCGCCCAGTTCTTCATCAACCTGGTGGACAACGATTTCCTGAACTACAGCGCTCCCGTGCCCAGCGGCTGGGGCTACTGCGTGTTCGGCAAGGTCGTGGAAGGCATGGACGTGGTGGACAAGATCGCCAAGGTCAAGACCAAGAGCGTGGGCTTCCACGAGAACATGCCCACCGACATGGTGCTCATCACCGGCGCCAGCCGCTTCGAATAG
- the nusA gene encoding transcription termination factor NusA produces the protein MNLELKKAIDQISKDKGLDRDMLIKTLEDAVRTSVQRRFSEDMDVEVRYNDNTGDIEVYQFKIVVEDGEVENEDTHIGITEARTHDPSVQIDDEVGFRVKVEDLGRIAAQSAKQVIIQRMRDAEQEIIYDEYKDRMGEIVSGIVQRRDKGGWVVNLGRTEAILPREEQIPREHYKRNDRVQAIIIDVRKEGRGPQVVVSRAHRDYMAALFRREVPEVDDGVVQIMGVARDPGSRAKVAVLSRERDVDPVGACVGVRGSRIQNIVQELRGERIDIVVWSPDIATYARNALAPAMVSRIVVDEEENLLEVIVPDDQLTNAIGRKGQNVKLAARLLGWKVDIFTETRYNEANAIGHGLEQVASVAEVSMNQLLEAGYTSLDLLRQATDEELSDKLAISDSRIADLRSAINFLAPVAEPEPRAAEEETTGAGNGEKVQDGDED, from the coding sequence ATGAACCTTGAACTCAAAAAGGCCATTGACCAGATCAGCAAAGACAAGGGCCTTGACCGCGACATGCTCATCAAGACGCTTGAAGATGCCGTGCGCACCTCGGTGCAGCGCCGCTTCAGCGAAGATATGGATGTGGAAGTCCGGTACAACGACAACACCGGCGACATCGAAGTCTACCAGTTCAAGATCGTGGTGGAAGACGGCGAGGTCGAGAACGAAGACACCCACATCGGCATCACCGAAGCCCGCACCCATGATCCCTCCGTGCAGATCGACGACGAAGTCGGTTTCCGCGTGAAGGTGGAAGACCTGGGCCGCATCGCCGCCCAGTCCGCAAAGCAGGTCATCATCCAGCGCATGCGCGACGCCGAGCAGGAGATCATCTACGACGAGTACAAGGACCGCATGGGCGAGATCGTCTCCGGTATCGTGCAGCGTCGCGACAAGGGCGGCTGGGTGGTCAACCTGGGCCGCACCGAAGCCATCCTGCCCCGCGAGGAACAGATCCCCCGCGAACACTACAAGCGCAACGACCGCGTGCAGGCCATCATCATCGACGTGCGCAAGGAAGGCCGCGGCCCGCAGGTGGTCGTCTCCCGCGCGCACCGCGACTACATGGCCGCCCTGTTCCGCCGCGAAGTGCCCGAAGTGGACGACGGCGTGGTGCAGATCATGGGCGTGGCCCGCGACCCCGGTTCCCGCGCCAAGGTGGCCGTGCTCTCCCGTGAACGTGATGTGGATCCCGTGGGCGCCTGCGTGGGCGTGCGCGGTTCGCGCATCCAGAACATCGTGCAGGAACTGCGCGGCGAACGCATCGACATCGTGGTCTGGAGCCCCGATATCGCCACCTACGCCCGCAACGCCCTGGCCCCGGCCATGGTCTCCCGCATCGTGGTGGACGAAGAAGAGAACCTGCTGGAAGTCATCGTGCCCGATGACCAGCTGACCAACGCCATCGGCCGCAAGGGCCAGAATGTCAAGCTGGCTGCCCGCCTGCTGGGCTGGAAGGTCGATATCTTCACCGAGACCCGCTACAACGAGGCCAATGCCATCGGCCACGGTCTGGAGCAGGTGGCCAGCGTGGCCGAAGTCTCCATGAACCAGCTGCTGGAAGCGGGCTACACCTCGCTGGACCTGCTGCGTCAGGCCACTGACGAGGAACTGTCCGACAAGCTGGCCATCTCGGACAGCCGCATCGCCGACCTGCGTTCGGCCATCAACTTCCTGGCCCCCGTGGCCGAGCCCGAACCCCGGGCCGCTGAGGAAGAAACGACCGGCGCCGGCAACGGCGAAAAAGTCCAGGATGGTGATGAAGACTAG
- a CDS encoding 4Fe-4S dicluster domain-containing protein translates to MNDAIDLTRKRDRDFTAAVEAQSGQNVSTCYQCGNCSAGCPAGFVYDLQANQIMRGVQLGLKDQVLNSRSIWMCLSCSTCSLRCPNNIDVAEVMETLRHMARKEGRVAVPKVEKFWFSFLDTVRKFGRTYEIGTMVLYMLRSLRVFTDVDLAPQALAKQKLGFKPHSIPNGGAEAVGRIMTRYKERAKREGVRP, encoded by the coding sequence ATGAACGACGCCATTGATCTGACCCGAAAGCGTGACCGCGACTTCACCGCCGCGGTGGAAGCGCAGAGCGGGCAAAACGTCTCCACCTGCTACCAGTGCGGCAACTGCTCGGCTGGCTGTCCTGCGGGCTTCGTCTATGACCTGCAGGCCAACCAGATCATGCGTGGCGTGCAACTGGGTCTGAAAGACCAGGTGCTGAACTCCCGCTCCATCTGGATGTGTCTGTCCTGTTCCACCTGCAGCCTCCGCTGCCCCAACAACATCGATGTGGCCGAGGTCATGGAGACCCTGCGTCACATGGCCCGCAAGGAAGGCCGCGTGGCCGTGCCCAAGGTGGAAAAATTCTGGTTCTCCTTCCTCGATACCGTGCGCAAGTTCGGGCGGACCTACGAGATCGGCACCATGGTCCTGTACATGTTGCGCTCCCTGCGCGTCTTCACGGACGTGGACCTGGCTCCCCAGGCCCTGGCCAAACAGAAGCTGGGCTTCAAGCCCCATTCCATTCCCAACGGCGGCGCCGAGGCTGTGGGCCGCATCATGACCCGCTACAAGGAACGCGCCAAGCGTGAGGGGGTGCGCCCATGA
- a CDS encoding ribosome maturation factor RimP, producing the protein MSENSLKETVTRLATPLVQAQGLEIWGVEIAQAGRTTVRVFVDLPLEVKQAQAALSADSDPADNLEDSADIMTARSASIDQCEEISRQLGLALEVEDLIEQAYVLEVSTPGFSRLFFSLDQMRSYVGDMVELRMVSAYAPENAPAARRAWRGVLREVTDSAVRVAPASVSAEGDICPEAMDEVLVPWDMVRRASRIHIFRQPQKPGKQPARKAAKAAPQGDAPKKGKGKSGKSKHPGRNEAEDI; encoded by the coding sequence ATGAGCGAAAACAGCCTCAAGGAAACCGTCACCCGTCTGGCCACGCCCCTGGTCCAGGCTCAGGGTCTTGAAATCTGGGGTGTGGAGATCGCCCAGGCAGGCCGCACCACGGTGCGTGTGTTCGTCGACCTGCCGCTGGAGGTCAAACAGGCCCAGGCCGCGCTGTCCGCCGACAGCGATCCCGCCGACAACCTTGAGGACAGCGCCGACATCATGACGGCCCGCTCCGCCAGCATCGACCAGTGCGAGGAGATCTCGCGCCAGCTCGGTCTGGCCCTCGAAGTGGAAGACCTCATCGAACAGGCCTATGTGCTGGAAGTCTCCACGCCCGGCTTCAGCCGTCTGTTCTTCTCTCTCGACCAGATGCGTTCCTATGTGGGCGACATGGTGGAACTGCGCATGGTCTCCGCCTACGCTCCCGAGAACGCCCCCGCGGCCCGTCGCGCCTGGCGCGGCGTCCTGCGCGAAGTCACCGACAGCGCCGTGCGCGTGGCCCCGGCCAGCGTCTCGGCCGAGGGCGACATCTGCCCCGAGGCCATGGACGAGGTCCTGGTGCCCTGGGACATGGTGCGCCGCGCCAGCCGCATCCATATTTTCCGCCAGCCGCAGAAGCCCGGCAAGCAGCCCGCCCGCAAGGCCGCCAAGGCCGCGCCCCAGGGCGACGCCCCCAAGAAGGGCAAGGGCAAGAGCGGCAAGAGCAAGCATCCCGGCCGCAACGAGGCCGAAGACATATAA
- a CDS encoding MbtF has translation MRKRFSGKNLYRAPLLLGATLMLSACGLWQDSSEPPAQPETPPDMQVDVKLRALHRCSRISPEMVVTNVPKGTDYFDVRLLENEPQERLLGGGNWENDGTGIIPEGALTRVYTGPCPPAGQSRQYTYVISAMSHKSKHPLSVRVYPFVQE, from the coding sequence ATGCGCAAGCGTTTTTCTGGAAAAAACCTGTACCGTGCTCCGCTCCTGCTGGGCGCGACCCTGATGCTCTCGGCCTGCGGCCTGTGGCAGGACAGCAGCGAGCCCCCCGCCCAGCCGGAAACGCCCCCTGACATGCAGGTGGACGTGAAGCTGCGCGCCCTGCACCGCTGTTCGCGCATCTCGCCCGAGATGGTGGTCACCAACGTGCCCAAGGGCACGGACTACTTCGATGTCCGCCTGCTGGAGAACGAACCGCAGGAACGCCTGCTGGGCGGCGGCAACTGGGAGAACGACGGCACCGGCATCATCCCCGAAGGCGCCCTGACGCGGGTCTACACCGGCCCCTGCCCGCCGGCGGGCCAGAGCCGCCAGTACACCTATGTGATCTCCGCCATGTCCCACAAGAGCAAGCACCCCCTGAGCGTCCGGGTCTATCCCTTCGTCCAGGAATAG
- a CDS encoding rhodanese-like domain-containing protein, protein MSRLLSLFVLLCCLLLPAAGVLARDIGPDEARQVLARPPAGLVVLDIRTPEEFRDGHLPGARNLDFFAPDFRQQLEALARKDVPILLYCRSGNRSGQAMRLLRQWGRDDVLHLADGFRSWRAAGLSEE, encoded by the coding sequence GTGTCCCGTCTCCTTTCCCTTTTTGTCCTGCTGTGCTGCCTCCTGCTGCCTGCCGCGGGCGTCCTGGCCCGCGACATCGGCCCGGACGAGGCCCGTCAGGTGCTGGCCCGGCCGCCCGCCGGTCTGGTGGTGCTGGACATCCGCACCCCGGAAGAGTTCCGGGACGGGCATCTGCCCGGCGCCCGCAACCTGGATTTCTTCGCCCCGGATTTCCGGCAGCAGCTGGAAGCCCTGGCGCGCAAGGACGTGCCCATCCTGCTCTACTGCCGTTCGGGCAACCGCTCCGGGCAGGCCATGCGCCTGCTGCGGCAGTGGGGCCGGGACGACGTGCTGCACCTTGCCGACGGCTTCCGCTCCTGGCGGGCCGCCGGGCTGTCCGAAGAATAA
- the mutY gene encoding A/G-specific adenine glycosylase: MRSRQTTGQHTLPSLVPVTGAVPPPGHRPPEDHLPELQQALLAWFDANARPLPWRRHYTPYEVWISEIMLQQTQMERGVNYFLRWMERFPDLPALAAASEEEVLHAWEGLGYYSRARNLLAAARLVMQEHGGVFPSDPEAIRALPGIGPYTTAAIASIAFNLPVACIDANVERVIARVFDVDSPVKSGPAAARIAELARRILPEGEARRHNQAMMELGALVCGKKPRCGQCPLARFCTALHLGIVHERPVPGKKAEITPIEVVTGVLSSHDRVFVQKRLPQGAWGGLWEFPGGRVEPGETPEQAVVREFAEETGFTVRVTAPLGIIRHGYTTYRVRLHCFALELVTDDTPRPPEPPVLTAATACRWLERGELESLAMPAAHRKLADSLTAPKGPLLTAF; encoded by the coding sequence ATGAGATCCCGCCAGACCACCGGCCAGCATACGCTGCCGTCCCTTGTCCCCGTCACCGGTGCCGTGCCGCCGCCCGGCCACCGTCCGCCCGAAGACCACCTCCCCGAGCTGCAGCAGGCCCTGCTCGCCTGGTTCGACGCCAATGCCCGGCCCCTGCCCTGGCGGCGCCATTATACGCCCTACGAGGTCTGGATCTCGGAGATCATGCTCCAGCAGACCCAGATGGAGCGCGGCGTCAACTACTTTTTGCGCTGGATGGAGCGCTTCCCCGACCTGCCCGCCCTGGCCGCCGCCTCCGAGGAGGAGGTGCTGCACGCCTGGGAGGGCCTGGGCTACTATTCCCGCGCCCGCAACCTGCTGGCCGCCGCCCGTCTGGTCATGCAGGAACACGGCGGCGTCTTCCCCTCCGATCCCGAAGCCATCCGCGCCCTGCCCGGCATCGGCCCCTACACCACCGCCGCCATCGCCAGCATCGCCTTCAACCTGCCCGTGGCCTGTATCGATGCCAATGTGGAACGGGTCATCGCCCGCGTCTTCGATGTGGACAGTCCGGTCAAATCCGGCCCGGCCGCCGCGCGCATCGCGGAGCTGGCCCGCCGTATCCTGCCCGAAGGCGAGGCCCGCCGCCACAACCAGGCCATGATGGAGCTGGGCGCCCTGGTCTGCGGCAAGAAGCCCCGCTGCGGCCAGTGTCCTCTGGCCCGTTTCTGCACGGCCCTGCATCTGGGCATCGTGCATGAGCGTCCCGTACCGGGCAAAAAGGCGGAGATCACTCCCATCGAGGTGGTGACCGGCGTCCTTTCCAGCCACGACCGTGTCTTCGTCCAGAAGCGTCTGCCCCAGGGTGCCTGGGGCGGTCTGTGGGAATTCCCCGGCGGCCGCGTGGAGCCCGGCGAGACGCCGGAACAGGCCGTGGTGCGCGAATTCGCCGAAGAAACGGGCTTCACCGTCCGGGTGACGGCCCCGCTGGGCATCATCCGCCACGGCTACACCACCTACCGGGTGCGCCTGCACTGCTTCGCCCTGGAGCTGGTCACGGACGATACGCCCCGGCCGCCCGAGCCCCCCGTGCTCACGGCGGCCACGGCCTGCCGCTGGCTGGAGCGCGGGGAACTGGAGAGCCTGGCCATGCCCGCCGCCCACCGCAAGCTGGCCGACAGCCTCACGGCGCCGAAAGGGCCGCTGCTGACGGCTTTTTAG
- a CDS encoding CoB--CoM heterodisulfide reductase iron-sulfur subunit B family protein, with protein sequence MRLAYYPGCSAKGSSADYEMSTQAVCGALGMRLEELPDWNCCGSTPAHAVDTELSAALCVRNLDIAARTQADMVVTPCPSCLSNLRHAAKRMEKPEFRARVNELLDNPAAESFPPVTSVMQGIAQMYDAKAIASRVKRSLRGLKLVAYYGCLMSRPAELMQFGDPENPTLMEELLGACGAEMLDFPLKTECCGASFGIPERPMTAQLSGRILEVATNMGADAIVVACPLCQMNLDLRQKQAMKGVDRYFNMPVLYYTQMMGLAFGMLPSELGLDKLVVSANALVERILDTQREDAQKAQAPEGDKA encoded by the coding sequence ATGAGACTTGCCTACTATCCCGGCTGTTCGGCCAAAGGCTCCTCGGCCGATTACGAAATGTCCACCCAGGCCGTGTGCGGCGCCCTGGGCATGCGTCTGGAAGAGCTGCCCGACTGGAACTGCTGTGGTTCCACGCCCGCCCATGCGGTGGATACCGAACTTTCCGCGGCCCTGTGCGTGCGCAACCTGGACATCGCCGCCCGCACCCAGGCCGACATGGTGGTGACGCCCTGTCCGAGCTGCCTCTCCAACCTGCGCCATGCGGCCAAACGCATGGAAAAGCCGGAGTTCCGCGCCCGCGTCAACGAGCTGCTGGACAACCCCGCGGCCGAGAGCTTCCCGCCCGTGACCTCCGTCATGCAGGGCATCGCCCAGATGTACGACGCCAAGGCCATCGCCAGCCGTGTGAAGCGCAGTCTGCGCGGCCTCAAGCTGGTGGCCTACTACGGCTGTCTCATGAGCCGTCCGGCGGAACTCATGCAGTTCGGGGATCCCGAGAACCCCACCCTCATGGAAGAGCTGCTGGGCGCCTGCGGCGCCGAGATGCTGGACTTCCCGCTCAAGACCGAGTGCTGTGGCGCCTCCTTCGGCATCCCGGAACGTCCCATGACGGCGCAGCTGTCGGGCCGCATCCTCGAAGTGGCCACCAACATGGGCGCCGACGCCATCGTGGTGGCCTGCCCCCTGTGCCAGATGAACCTGGACCTGCGCCAGAAACAGGCCATGAAGGGCGTGGACCGCTATTTCAATATGCCGGTGCTCTACTACACCCAGATGATGGGCCTTGCCTTCGGCATGCTGCCCAGCGAACTGGGCCTCGACAAGCTGGTGGTCAGCGCCAATGCCCTGGTGGAGCGCATCCTCGACACCCAGCGCGAAGACGCCCAGAAGGCCCAGGCCCCCGAAGGAGATAAAGCATGA
- the aroQ gene encoding type II 3-dehydroquinate dehydratase — MHKILVLHGVNLDMFGKRDPRHYGHATLADIDAALQGLAGELGVALETFQTNHEGVMVERIHAALTDGTDAIVINAGAWTHYSYAIMDALGILSIPVVEVHMSNVHAREEFRHHSVLSTVSAGSIAGFGVDSYLLGLRAACSLLERKDA, encoded by the coding sequence ATGCACAAGATCCTCGTCCTCCACGGCGTCAATCTCGACATGTTCGGCAAACGCGACCCCCGTCATTACGGCCATGCCACCCTGGCCGACATCGACGCGGCCCTGCAGGGGCTGGCCGGTGAACTGGGCGTGGCGCTGGAGACCTTCCAGACCAATCACGAGGGCGTGATGGTGGAACGCATCCACGCGGCCCTCACGGACGGCACGGACGCCATCGTCATCAATGCCGGGGCCTGGACCCATTACAGCTACGCCATCATGGATGCCCTGGGCATACTGTCCATCCCGGTGGTGGAGGTGCACATGTCCAACGTCCATGCCCGGGAGGAGTTCCGTCACCATTCGGTGCTGTCCACGGTCAGCGCGGGCAGCATCGCGGGCTTCGGTGTGGACAGCTATCTGCTGGGCCTGCGCGCCGCCTGTTCGTTGCTGGAACGCAAGGATGCCTGA
- a CDS encoding pyridoxal phosphate-dependent aminotransferase, translating into MSLLAESVSGYLENASWIRRMFEAGGQLKARYGAENVYDFSLGNPDLPAPAAVGEGLRRFAEHAGEPFAFGYMPNAGFPWAREQLAAHLSKEQGVALEANDVLLTCGAAGGLNAFLRAVINPGEKMLTFAPYFVEYGFYVANHGGSLQAIMSKPGTFEPDLDALEEAIDEKTRVVLINSPHNPTGVVYSRKAVTSLCRLLENKSEQYGHPIWLIADEPYRFLTYDGVEVPSVLPLYQYAVVISSFSKNLSLPGERVGYVAVSPKLADRAKLMAGLTLTNRILGFVNPPVVGQHIMAAALGSQVDVEVYARRRQAMAEVLTDAGYSFQMPAGAFYFFPQAPGGDDVAFVNRLVEERVLAVPGSGFGCPGYFRLAFCVDETVIRNAAEGFARAYTAVAGK; encoded by the coding sequence ATGTCCCTTCTTGCAGAAAGCGTTTCCGGCTATCTGGAAAATGCCTCCTGGATCCGCCGCATGTTCGAGGCCGGCGGCCAGTTGAAAGCCCGCTACGGTGCGGAGAACGTCTATGACTTCAGCCTGGGCAATCCCGACCTGCCCGCCCCCGCCGCCGTGGGCGAGGGCCTGCGCCGTTTTGCCGAACATGCCGGTGAACCTTTCGCTTTCGGCTACATGCCCAATGCCGGTTTCCCCTGGGCGCGCGAACAGCTGGCCGCCCATCTGAGCAAGGAGCAGGGCGTGGCCCTGGAGGCCAATGACGTGCTGCTCACCTGCGGTGCCGCCGGCGGCCTCAATGCCTTCCTGCGCGCCGTCATCAATCCCGGCGAGAAGATGCTGACCTTTGCCCCGTATTTCGTGGAATACGGCTTTTATGTGGCCAACCACGGCGGCAGCCTCCAGGCCATCATGAGCAAGCCCGGGACCTTCGAGCCCGATCTGGACGCCCTGGAAGAAGCCATCGACGAGAAGACCCGCGTGGTGCTCATCAACTCGCCCCACAACCCCACGGGCGTGGTCTACAGCCGCAAGGCCGTCACCTCCCTGTGCCGCCTGCTGGAGAACAAGAGCGAGCAGTACGGCCATCCCATCTGGCTCATCGCCGACGAGCCCTACCGCTTCCTGACCTACGACGGCGTGGAAGTGCCCTCGGTGCTGCCCCTGTACCAGTATGCCGTGGTCATCAGCTCCTTCTCCAAGAACCTGTCTCTGCCCGGCGAACGCGTGGGCTATGTGGCCGTTTCGCCCAAGCTGGCCGACCGTGCCAAGCTCATGGCCGGTCTGACCCTGACCAACCGCATCCTCGGCTTCGTCAACCCGCCCGTGGTGGGCCAGCACATCATGGCCGCCGCCCTGGGCAGCCAGGTGGACGTGGAGGTCTACGCCCGCCGCCGTCAGGCCATGGCCGAGGTGCTGACCGATGCCGGCTACAGCTTCCAGATGCCCGCCGGTGCCTTCTACTTCTTCCCGCAGGCCCCCGGCGGCGACGACGTGGCCTTCGTCAACCGTCTGGTGGAAGAACGCGTGCTGGCCGTGCCCGGTTCCGGTTTCGGTTGCCCCGGCTATTTCCGCCTGGCCTTCTGCGTGGACGAGACCGTCATCCGCAATGCCGCCGAAGGCTTCGCCCGCGCCTACACCGCGGTGGCCGGCAAGTAA
- the aroE gene encoding shikimate dehydrogenase, with product MSAFIPSSLYGVIGWPLAQSLSPLLHNTAFQALGIPAAYMLWELPPEKLPRFVDSMRLLGIRGCSVTLPHKVEILPLLDHRSERVELMGAANTLYWRDDRLCGENTDVTGFMHPLLERGLDPATPVLVLGAGGAARAVVCGLWLHGCRRIFVTTPSDRSHAPLVERFGVTAVPWAERYDVAASLLVNTTPLGMHGKAEDQSPYDFDRAPADGGVPVAYDIVYNPLRTLFLREAQARGWATISGLEMFFRQGEAQFRLWTGQDMPQAARLALEHQLGAARA from the coding sequence ATGTCCGCTTTCATCCCCTCTTCCCTCTATGGCGTCATCGGCTGGCCCCTGGCCCAGAGCCTGAGCCCGCTGCTGCACAACACCGCCTTCCAGGCCCTGGGCATCCCCGCGGCCTACATGCTCTGGGAGCTGCCCCCGGAAAAACTGCCGCGATTCGTGGACAGCATGCGCCTTTTGGGCATCCGCGGCTGCTCCGTCACCCTGCCGCACAAGGTGGAGATCCTGCCCCTGCTGGATCACCGCAGCGAGCGCGTGGAGCTCATGGGCGCCGCCAACACCCTGTACTGGCGGGACGACCGGCTCTGCGGCGAGAACACCGACGTGACCGGCTTCATGCATCCCCTGCTGGAACGCGGCCTCGACCCGGCCACCCCGGTGCTGGTGCTGGGCGCCGGAGGGGCCGCCCGCGCCGTGGTCTGCGGCCTGTGGCTGCACGGCTGCCGCCGCATCTTCGTGACCACGCCTTCCGACCGTTCCCATGCGCCGCTGGTGGAGCGCTTCGGCGTCACGGCCGTGCCCTGGGCCGAGCGTTATGACGTGGCGGCCTCGCTGCTGGTCAACACCACGCCCCTGGGCATGCACGGCAAGGCCGAGGACCAGAGCCCCTATGATTTCGACCGGGCCCCAGCGGACGGCGGTGTGCCCGTGGCCTACGACATCGTCTACAACCCGCTGCGCACCCTGTTCCTGCGCGAGGCGCAGGCCCGCGGCTGGGCCACCATCAGCGGCCTGGAGATGTTTTTCCGTCAGGGCGAGGCCCAGTTCCGCCTCTGGACCGGGCAGGACATGCCGCAGGCCGCCCGTCTGGCCCTGGAACATCAGCTGGGCGCCGCGCGCGCCTGA
- a CDS encoding CoB--CoM heterodisulfide reductase iron-sulfur subunit A family protein — MRIGVFICHCGSNIGGTVDCAKVAETARAYPDVVYAVDLMYSCAEPGQAAIEAAIHEHKLDGVVVASCSPRMHEPTFRRTVERAGLNRYMFEMANIREHVSWIGKDKVANTNKAAELVEMAVAKLRNNKPLFSKSFDINKRVLIIGGGVAGIQAALDCADGGVPVVLVERQPTIGGKMAKLDKTFPTVDCSACILGPKMVDVAQHPNITLYAMSEVEDISGYVGNFTVKIRKRATYVDWSLCTGCGACTEKCPSKKTPDAFNEFTGPTTAINIAFPQAIPKKAVINPEYCRQMTKGKCGVCAKVCPTGAIKYDMQDEVITEEVGCIVAATGYDLMDWTIYEQYGGGKYPDVITSLQYERLLSASGPTEGHIKRPSDGKEPQSVVFIQCVGSRDKSIGRPYCSGFCCMYTAKQAVLTKDHIPTSQSYVFYMDIRAPSKLYDEFTRRAIEEYGTEYIRGRVSKIYPDGNGQYIVKGVDTLLGQPVEIRADLVVLAVGIEASKGSPQLAEKLRISYDSYGFFMESHPKLKPVETNTAGVFLAGVCQGTKDIPSSVSQGSAAAAKVLALFARDKLENDPQIAQVDNKRCVACGKCIRCCPFGAITEVEFRGEKKAQVIETVCQGCGVCTSTCPQGAIQLSHATDNQILAEVNALCQC, encoded by the coding sequence ATGAGAATAGGCGTTTTCATCTGTCACTGCGGCAGCAATATCGGCGGCACCGTTGATTGCGCCAAGGTCGCCGAGACGGCCCGAGCCTATCCCGATGTGGTCTACGCCGTGGACCTCATGTACTCCTGCGCCGAGCCCGGCCAGGCCGCCATCGAGGCGGCCATCCACGAGCACAAGCTGGACGGCGTGGTGGTGGCCTCCTGCAGCCCGCGCATGCACGAGCCCACGTTCCGCCGCACCGTGGAACGCGCCGGCCTGAACCGCTACATGTTCGAAATGGCCAACATCCGCGAGCACGTCTCCTGGATCGGCAAGGACAAGGTGGCCAACACCAACAAGGCCGCCGAACTGGTGGAGATGGCCGTTGCCAAGCTGCGCAACAACAAGCCGCTGTTCTCCAAGTCCTTCGACATCAACAAGCGCGTGCTGATCATCGGCGGCGGTGTGGCCGGCATCCAGGCCGCCCTGGACTGCGCCGACGGCGGCGTGCCCGTGGTGCTGGTGGAACGCCAGCCCACCATCGGCGGCAAGATGGCCAAGCTGGACAAGACCTTCCCCACCGTGGACTGCTCGGCCTGCATCCTGGGCCCCAAGATGGTGGACGTGGCCCAGCATCCCAACATCACCCTGTACGCCATGTCGGAAGTGGAAGACATCTCCGGCTATGTGGGCAACTTCACCGTCAAGATCCGCAAGCGCGCCACCTATGTGGACTGGAGCCTGTGCACCGGCTGCGGCGCCTGCACGGAAAAATGCCCCAGCAAGAAGACGCCTGACGCCTTCAACGAATTCACCGGTCCCACCACGGCCATCAACATCGCCTTCCCGCAGGCCATCCCCAAGAAGGCGGTCATCAATCCCGAATATTGCCGTCAGATGACCAAGGGCAAGTGCGGCGTGTGTGCCAAGGTCTGCCCCACCGGCGCCATCAAGTACGACATGCAGGACGAGGTCATCACCGAGGAAGTGGGCTGCATCGTGGCCGCCACCGGTTACGACCTCATGGACTGGACCATCTACGAGCAGTACGGCGGCGGCAAGTACCCCGACGTCATCACCTCCCTGCAGTACGAACGCCTGCTGTCCGCCTCCGGCCCCACCGAAGGCCACATCAAGCGTCCTTCCGACGGCAAGGAGCCCCAGAGCGTGGTCTTCATCCAGTGCGTGGGCTCGCGCGACAAGTCCATCGGCCGTCCCTACTGTTCGGGCTTCTGCTGCATGTACACCGCCAAGCAGGCCGTGCTGACCAAGGACCACATCCCCACTTCGCAGTCCTACGTCTTCTACATGGACATCCGTGCCCCATCCAAGCTCTATGACGAGTTCACCCGCCGGGCCATCGAGGAATACGGCACGGAATACATCCGCGGCCGCGTGTCCAAGATCTACCCCGACGGCAATGGCCAGTACATCGTCAAGGGCGTGGACACCCTGCTGGGCCAGCCCGTGGAGATCCGCGCCGACCTGGTGGTCCTGGCCGTGGGCATCGAAGCCAGCAAGGGCTCCCCGCAGCTGGCCGAGAAGCTGCGCATCTCCTACGACAGCTACGGCTTCTTCATGGAGAGCCATCCCAAGCTGAAGCCCGTGGAGACCAACACCGCCGGCGTGTTCCTGGCCGGTGTCTGCCAGGGCACCAAGGACATCCCCTCGTCGGTGTCCCAGGGCTCGGCCGCCGCGGCCAAGGTGCTGGCGCTCTTTGCCCGCGACAAACTTGAAAATGACCCGCAGATCGCGCAGGTGGACAACAAGCGCTGTGTGGCCTGCGGCAAGTGCATCCGTTGCTGCCCCTTCGGCGCCATCACGGAAGTGGAATTCCGCGGCGAGAAGAAGGCGCAGGTTATCGAAACCGTATGTCAGGGTTGCGGTGTGTGTACCTCCACCTGTCCGCAGGGGGCCATCCAGCTTTCGCACGCTACTGACAATCAGATCCTTGCGGAGGTGAATGCCTTATGCCAGTGCTGA